Within the Natrinema pellirubrum DSM 15624 genome, the region AACGACGGCGAGTATACGAGTAGCGACATGCCCGACCAGTGGCGGGAAGTGTTCGACAGTATTGACCGAGTCGAGTTCAGGTGAACACCCCTGTAACGAGGCACATGTCTGCTTGCAGCCTGCAACCAACATCCGAACTTTAAGAGTGAAACAGGCGGTAAGTTAGATATGGTGAATGCGGGCTGCTGCGCCACGGATTTATTATATAGCGATATACGATTTACCACCTACATCTGAGATCGTCATCCGTCTTTAGTTAAGCGAGAAACCGCGTGATAGCGGCGGCTTATCGAGGCATCTTTCGGAAGGAATGAGGAAGTCCAGTCTGTGCACGACAAGGACTCCTCACCTCGGATTATGCGTCGGCTCACTACACTGTTTCCCTCTGAGTTCCTCGAAGACCACGCCGAGGATAGTGATTAGCAAATCTTATTGAGAAATCCACTGAGGTGATTGTCAATCCACGATGCAGCGAAACTCAGTTTCTCGGTCAGTTGGTCGAACAGTTCGTCAAGGAGTCTCCGGTACTCGTCTTCGCCGTTAACAATCAACGGCGAAGACTCCCACTTGAGACTCTTCCAGACAGGTTCGATTGGGTTGAGGTCCGGGGAACCAACCGGAAGGAACACCAGATCAATCCCGAGTTCATGAGCACGCTTGCGCGTGTGCTTGCAGACGTGTGACGAAAAGTTATCCAACACGAGCAGAATCCGCTTGCCGGGATTCTGCTCGCGGATCTCCTCGAAACACCCACAGATTTGTTCTTTCTCCTGGTTCGGTGGGAACGACAGCACGCTCTCTCCGTTGAGCGCATAGAACCCGGCCGCTGGTGTATCGATTTTCACCAGCGGCCGAGTGATATGTGGTTCATCGACCGTATACAGTCGCTGAGAGTTGTCCCATGGTTGTGGATGCGAGACATCGAAAAATCCCACCACAGTCCCGCCATCAGTGCAGATATCCTCATCGGTACGCCACTTCTCTTCGTCGTCATCGTCGTCACTCTCGCGCTTATTATGTGGCTGGTCGTGAGCATCCTCGTCGAACGCGTACTCAACGCGTTCGTCGAGGATCTCTTCGGCGTTGTCGGGTCGATCAGGCCGTTTTGTCCGAGGAATGGCGTAGGAAAGGCCGAGATTGTGTAGGAACGTTGGGAGGTAGTGTGGATGATATTCGACGTCGAACTCCTCGTCGAGAAGGTGCTGAATCTCCTGTTTTTTCCACGGTTGTCCCTCACGTAGTCGATCGATGAGTTCGTCTTGTTGGTCTTCGTCGAGCTTCGGGGGCCGACCGCCCCCGAAGTTCGGAGTGAGTTTGCCGAGACCTCCTTCGTTCCAGCGGTTAACCCAGTTCGTGGCGGTGCCCTCAGATTTCCCGACGTCGTCGGCGGCTTCCTTCAGCGTGGCACCCTTGTACAGCCGTTTGATGAACACGAGGCGTTCGAATTCCTTCTGATCGTCTGCCTCGCCGAGAAGACGATCCAGATCTTCTTCACTCAGGTGTCGCACGATTTTCTTCTCTCGACCAGTCACTACACTAAAGAGATACTTCTACTCAATAACTTTCCCGAATCACTAAACTCGGCGTGGTCGAACGTGACCGCAAGCTCCAGATCCCTGCCTTCGTTTGGGCGTTCGTGTTCGGCTTCGCCGCAGGCGAAAGCCGAACACTCGCCGGTTTTAGACGCTGTTACAACTCTACTGCCGATGAGACGATTTCTCCGGGTGGATTCTATCAGCGGTTGACACCGACGCTTGCGGAGTATCTCCGCGACCTCGTCGAGCATGGTCTCGACGAGGTCGCCGTTCCTAACGCTGTTGACGCTGATATCGACCGATTTAGAGACGTGATGATCGCTGATGGAACGGTGTTGCGGTTACACGAATTTCTCTCAGATCAGTTCGAAGCCCGCCACGAGGAGCAGGCTGGAGCGAAGCTCCACCTGCTCCACAATGCCACAGAGCAGACGATTGAACAGCTCGATACTGCTAACGAGAAAACGCACGACAGCACCTTGTTCAAAACAGGGCCGTGGCTTGAGAATCGCCTCATGCTGTTCGATCTCGCCTACTTCAAGTACCGCCGGTTTGCGCTGATCGACGAAAATGACGGCTACTTCGTGAGTCGGCTGAAGCAGAACGCGAATCCGCTGATTACCGGAGAGCTACGGGAATGGCGCGGCCGCGCCCTTCCCTTAGAGGGCAAGCAGCTCCGAGCTGTTCTCGATGATCTTGACCGGAAATACATCGATGTGGAGGTCGAAGTCGAATTCAAACGGGGGCCGTACAATGGGACACAGTCGCTGGATACGAAGCGGTTTCGCGTCGTCGGCGTCCGCGACGAGGACGCCGACGACTACCACCTGTACATGACGAATTTAGCGAGGAAAGAGTTCTTTCCGGCGGATTTAGCGGAGATCTACCGCTGTCGGTGGGAAGTTGAGTTGCTGTTCCGGGAGCTGAAGACGCAGTACGAATTGGACGAGTTCGACACGAGTGACGAACACGTGGTGAGGATCTTATTGTACGCAGCGCTGCTGTCGCTGCTTGTAAGCCGCGATCTGTTGGATCTAGTCACTGAGCAGGCGGATGATGAGCTTGTGTTTCCGACAGAGCGCTGGGCGGCGACCTTTCGGTCGCACGCCCAGCTTATTCTCCACGAACTCGGTGAGTTCCTTGGCTACTCACCACCGCCGCTTCTCGACCGGCTGATCGAAGACGCTCAAAAGATCCACAAGCAACGACCAATCTTACAAGAGACGCTCGCTACCGCTACACAACCGAGGTGTGAGGCTTAACTAAAGACGGATGCTGAGATCGTATTTTAGGCTTAGCAATTCTGTACACCGCAATATCGCGGTTTTAGTGTCTCTCCATAGTCCACTTGTGCTTAATCGAATAAGCGACGGTAGAATTATGGAGGTCGCCGCCGTCGGGTCAGTCAACGGAATGGACGACACTCAGGACGGCGTTACCCCCAGGGAAGACGCCGACAGAACCACCTTCGAGGCGGCAATACAGCAGTTCGTCCAGTCGAAGGGGAAGGTCGGCGACTCTGGACGGTACGCCACCGACTCGAAACGCCTGCTGGAGCGTTTCGAAGAATTCGCCGCCGACCGTGGCGTCGAGGACGTCGAGTCGATTTCGACGCGCCTCCTCGAAGGCTACGCCCAGCACCTCGACCGCCGCGTCCAGACGCGCGAGCAACAGGGAAAACCCCACGGCATCAGCGGAGCCACCGCCCACCAGTACTTCGCTCGGGTGCGTGCGTGGCTGGAGTACCTCGTCAAACGCGACCTCCTCTCGGAAAACCCTGCAAAGAGCCATCACGTCGAGGACGAACTCCCTGATGAGTCACTCGGCACGACCGACGACGGCCAGCAGTTCTGGAGTCCGGCGACGCGCAAGCAGATCGTCCGCTGGACGGACTGGTACTTCGACGCCGCCCTCGACGACGAGCAGGGATGGGTCACGCCGGCGGATGCTGCCCGCGAGCGGGCCCTTATCGCCACGGTCGCTTACTCTGGGGCCCGCGGCGCCGAACTCTTCCGTGACCTGGACAACGACCGACGCAACGGTCTTCGGTGGCGCGATGTCGACCTCGACGCGGGGACGCTGTCTGTCCTCGGGAAGTCCCAAGAAATCGAGGAAGCCCCGCTCCTTGACGCCGGAAGGACGCGGCTGGCGGACCACTATCGGCGTCAGAACCCCAGGGATGAGGACTGGCCTGTCTGGGTGACGCGACACCCTCCGTCACTCTACGCCGGCGCTCGCATACTCGACGGCGTCGACGAAGACGACGACCGCCTCGCCCCTGACACGGTGTTGGATGTCTACCGCGAGCACGGCGGTACGCCGCCGGCGCTCTCCATCGGCGGGGCACGGCGCATCCTCCGCGAACACTCCGACGCGTCAGGGCTGGTCGGCTCCGATGGCGAGCATCTGAAACTACACGGCGCCCGACGTGGCCTCGGGGACGAACTCTATACCCACGACGCGGAGGCCGCTCAGGAGGCGCTCCGTCATCAGAGCATCGAGACAACACACAAGTCCTACCGTGACCGCGACGGTGAGCGCGTTCGCGAGCGCGCCCAAGAAATCCTAGATGGTGAGTGACGAGTACGTCTCCTCAGAAACACCCCTCACAGCACGGTATAGCTGGATACACCACCGCTGAGGTGACTGATTTCATAGCTAATTCGGCAGCTACTCCCCGATACAGGAAGTTGAGAAGACTTCGATAACTCCGTGTATCGTTGTCACCGAGGGTTGTTGCTTTGAACCATTAGAACATTCATGAACAGCGAGACGGTTCGGTGAGAAGGGCCAACAGAGGGTTCGTACGTTCGGCTCCCCGTCCCACTCGGTGATACCAGTTGTTGGTAATACGATTTCTTTATTCAGCCGCACCGCTGTATTTTTCTCGCCCGATTCATCCTGATTCTGGTGTTGCATTGGTGGCCAGTTAGTCGTTACTTCTCTGATTCCTGATACTGTTCGCCGAGGGGCTTCAGCCGCAGTTCTCCGAAGCCGTATCGGGAGTGTGAGCCGACCCGCGTGAGGCCGTTCTTCGCGGTCTCCACCGGGCGGTCGCCGAGGTACTTCACGACCTGGCCGTGATCGACCGTCTCCAGCCGGAAGACCTCACGCTGTTCGAGGATCTTCTCCTCACGGAGCCGCAGGTCGTCGCGGTCCTCGGCCCACCACCACGGCACGGGCCGGTCGTCCGCGTCGGGATACTCCGAAGCCACTACGAACGGCGTCACGAGTTCGATGAGGTACGTCTCCGCGCCTTCGAGCCGCGAGTAGTCCAGTTCATCGAGATCCACCATCTGCGTATCCTTCAGCTGGACCTCGCCGTAGCCGTAGTTGCGCTTGCCGCCGAACTGGAGGCCCTCCAGCACATCCTCGCCGAGCGGGAGCACCGTCGGGTCATCGGCGTGGAGGTAGGCGTGAACGTACCATTTCGTCGTCTGCTGTTGCTTCCGCTGGTCCTCCCGGCGGCCCATGATCGTCTCGTGAGCGAGCGCCGGGTGTCCGCCGTGGACTCGGAGATCGTGCGTGTTCAGCGCGTCCCGGGCGCGAGTATCCAGCAGCCACGGGTGCATCGCCTCCCGCTGGAGGAACAGGTCGTCGTAGGCCTCGACGTCGGGGAGGCCGCTCCCGAGGTACGGGCGGATGCCCGACTGCGTGTGTTCCTCCGGGAACGTCCCGAACTGGCCGGGCACGAAGACGCCGTGACTGGCCGACACTGCTGCGTGGGTCTCGGGATCGAGGTGCTGGCCGATGGCGTGCAGGATGGCGTTCCCCGAGACGTAGTACGGGTGACCGATGTAGTCCATCCGCAGTTCCCACAGGACTTGCTGAATCGCCGTCATCGGTCGGGCCTCCATTCAGCGTAGTCCTCGATGTACTGGAGCGCCGCGCTCCAGGACTGCATCCGCCGAAGGTTGGCATCGAGGGTCATGTCGTACTTGTCGTGGTCGGTATCAAGCGGGTGCGCCGTCAGGCGGTTCCACGCTGACGCCCACGACCGCCACGGGCGACTCCCGAGCCGGGCCGACGGATTCCCGTCGGTGTTCTCGTCGATCCGAAGCGCGAAGTGGTCGCCGTCGAAGACGGTGCGGAACGGGACGACCTCGCCCGCCGGATCGATGATGAGCCGGAGATCGGCGAAGTCGTGGTCGGCGCGGTAGTTGTCCAGCAGCGCCGCCACGAGCAGCGTGTGGTACTTCAGCGAGGTGTAGGGGTGATACACCGACTCGTTGAACGCGGCGGCCACGTCGCTTGTGAGCCAGCGCTCGTGGGCCGTCTGTGCGTCCTCGATGCCGATGAGGTCCGACACCTCGCTCTCGGTGGTCGCCCGGGAGAACTCACCCGGGTCGTAGGCGGTCTCACCGGTCAGCAGTGAGAGTCGGTAGTGGTCGTCGTGGGTCGGGACGGTCTGCTCTTGCTTCTGCTGAGGCCGCGAGAGCGCCGCCGCATCGCCGTCCGCACCCTCGGGCACCGACTGGTTCACGGGAACACCAGCGAACTCCTCACGGGCGTCCTCGTGGCTCTCGCCGGTGAACTTGTGGACGTCGTGCCGGAAGGCAGTGAGCATCACGTCGCTCATACGTCCTCCACGCGCTCTGCGAGCGCCGCCTGAAACTCCGGCAGGTACTCGTTCTCCCACTTCTCGTCTTTGTCGTCCATCTTGTTCGTGTTGCCCTTCCCGCGGTCGAAGACGCGGCGGAGTTCGGTCTCGTTGTAGAGCGGGTTCACGAGCTCGCAGTCCACGATCCCGCCGCCGAAGTTCCGCGCGCCGCCGAGCTGGTGCATGAAGTCGGTCTTGTGCGCGTCCAGGTAGTCGATGGCCTCGGCGAGTAGCGCGACGAACTCGGGCTTGGTCTCTCGGAAGGAGAGGTGCCAGCAGCCGTCAAGGTTCCCGACGGCGTCCAGTTCGGCGTTCCGGAGCGGCTCACGATTGTCTTCCTCGTTCCGGGAGACGATGTTCCGGTTGAGCCGCCGGTAGTGGCCCTCTGCCTGTCCACGCGTGTAGTCCACGCTGGAGCGGACAGGTGAGAACTTGATCGGGCGACGCATCACCTTGCCGGGGCGATTCCCGAACCCACCGAAGAGGTCCAGAATCACGCAGCCGTTGCCGTCGTCGTCTTCGAGACAGTCGCCTTTCGGGTGGTAGCCGGCATCGAGGTCGCGGCTGTAGACGCCGTCCTTCCGAAAGTTCGCGTTGGCCTCGCCGGGGTGGCAGGCGGTGCTATCGCGCTCCTGAACGGACTTCTCCATCCCGTGGCGAAGCCAGCCCGAGAGGCTGAACGCGGGGATGATGCCGCCGATTTGGTTCTGCGGGTCGTCGTCCTCGTAGTTCCCGTTGCTGGCGTGGTGCCGGTCGGTCATGATGCTGTCGCCGACCACCAGTAGGTCGGTTTGAATTCGTACGAAAACGTCCTTCTCGATGTCTTCAATCATTGTCTTGGGGTTAGCAGTGGTTGAGTGCCGATTCGAGCGCGTCCAGGGAGCCGTAGGCGACGCCTCCGACTTCGTACTCGTGGAAGGTCTTGCCGTCCTCCGTTCGGACGATGCGAGCGGTCACGCGAGCGTCTTGGAGCGTCATTCACACTCCTCCGCGATGCCCGTGTCCGGGTCGGTGTTGGTCTCCCACTCCAGTTCTTTCTGCTTCGCGCGGACGATCTCGTCGCGGAACTGGATGAGGAACTCCTCGGCAGTCTCGATGTCGAACGTCAGTTCGGCTTCAAGCCCGGCGAATCCGAATCGCAGAGCCACGAACGCGTAGCCGTCTGCTTCCTGCGCTTCGAGTTCCCACGAGACTGCATCGAGAGAGTGGCTCGTACCGCGGAACTTCGCAGCGCAGGTGTCGCCGTCAGTCATCGAACTCCCCCTCCGCTGCATCGGCGGCGACCACCAACCGAGCGGCGAGGTCGCGGGCGTCGTCGGGGTCGAGGCCGGTGCCGACCTCGATGGGGCCGGATGACCATCGGAGGTCAACGCCACTCCAGCCGTTCTCCTCATGGACGCCTTCGACTTCGAGCGGGCCGTCGTTCATGTCTGCCGTGACGTGGACGTTGTTCAGCCCGCCGGGAACGGAGCCACAGTCCGTGATGGAGTACGTCCCATCGTCGGTGACGCTCCGGTCTTCGACGATCTCCTCGGCGCGCCCCGTGTCAGCGGTCGCGGCCTGTGGGAGCGCAGCGAGGGTGGCGGCTGCGGCGAGGAATTGGCGACGCTGCATCACAGACCCTCCTGCACGGTTTCCCGCGCTTCTATCAATCGAGCGGTCCACGCACCGGCTTCCGCAGCACTGATGCCCGGAATCTCGCTCCAGTCGGTGTTCTCGTGCAGCTCGATCAGTTCCGCGAGATCGAGGTCTGCTTCCACGTTTTCGGCGGTCGATTCGTCCGTCGTGCCGGAATCCTGAAGTCCGGCGGATGTCTTCATTGACATGCTTCGTGTGCTCCACGAAGCGCGGTCGGACGGGTTGCAGCCCGTCCCGGCCAACTTCTGACCGATGTCCCGCGCTTCTCAACAGGCACTCTCTTTGCCATCACCTTATACTTTACTGTTAGTCAATCCATTCAGTCCATACTATCCAAAAGGACTAACTGGCCACTCGTAATACCTATGGCCATAGTCACACATGAGTGCAACAATGATGGAGGCGGACGAGTTGATAGAGAGTGACCGAGAGATCCTCGATGAACTCCAGAAGGGGCGGTGTACGCCTGCTGTTCTCGTGGATTGGACGGGTCTGTCGAAGCAGACCATTCACAATCGTCTAAACGTTCTTGTCGCCGCTGGACACGTCGAAAAAGCCCACGACAGTGGCCTCTACGAACTGGTTGACGATCCGCGCGACGACTGAGCGACAGTTCTTTGAGTACCACCCGCGTACCACGCGTTATGAGCACGGACGCGGGAGACAACGGCGACGGGGACATGGTGAAGTTGAACGTAAAGGTGCCAAAGCGGCTTCTGGAGGAGATCGACGAACTGGCCGAGGAACTGGAGTACACCAACCGCTCGGAGTTCATCCGTGAGGTGCTGCGCGACACCACGGAACCGATTCTGACGCCCGGCGCGCAGGAGGGCGTCTCGGAGGGCTACGCGGACGTTGCAGCGGGGCGGACGATGTCCACGGACGAGGCCCGCGAACGCCTCGGTATCGACGACTGAGGGCTGAACGGTGGCTCACGAGGTCGTTCTGACGGAGACGCTGGTCGAAACGCTGGAACAGTTCGAGACCGATGACGCCGAGCGGATCATCAACAAGCTGGAGGACATCGGCGACTTCCCGGACCATTTCCTTGACCGGTTGAAGAACCATCCCGGCTACAAGCTTCGCGTCGGCGACTTTCGCGTACTGATTGATTGGGACAAGGACAACGAGGTGATCTACGCCATCGACGCCTTCGAGCGGAAGAAGGAATACCGCGAACTCGGCAAGTACCGGGAAGTATGGGGGTCGTGGCGAGACGATGAGTAGAGAGTGATCTGCCGTGGCAAAGGAGAAAGACGAAGACGCTGACCGTGATCCTGAGTCGAAGGGTGAGATCCACGAGCGGTGGGAGAGGAAGGGAGAGATTTCAAGCCGGTACACCGAGACCAAGAAGAAGCTGCCGGACGACCCTCGGGATGATCCTTGGGCGTACACGGGTCTCCTGAGCCGGAATCCGGCCAACAACATCACGCCGCCGCTGTGGGAAGCCATTAAATCAGAGGCCTACCGCGTCTACCGTTGGTCGGTGGAACGTGATCGGTACGACGACCTGGAGTCGCCCGAGCATCGACTCGCAAAGGCACTCGGGAAGGTCCAGCTTCGGCACTACTACTGGTCGAGAGGGACGAACGAGAACCTCACTGAGAATCTGGACGGAGAGGACGCGACGCGGCTGTATCTGTTCTTCGACCTCTCGGCACTCAACCAGTCGGGCGTAGCCCGTGCCATCAAGAACCCCGACATCCGGAAGGCGTTGGGAATTGAGAATTCGGTGAGTCAGCCGACGCTGAACCGGATGCCGGGGCGGATGGATGACGAGACGCGGCACTACTACGCGAGTGAGACTGAGACGCTGGTCCGGCGCTTGCAGGATACGAAGCTCGAACACTGGTTTCGAGACCCGACGCCGGACACGATAGTCACTGACGGCGAAGGGTTCCCTCCGGTCCAGGTGATCGCCCGGAGTCTGCGATCGAAGACGTTCAAGTACCTCCGGCTGAAGCGCGACAGCAGTTTTGAGGTGACGAAGGACGCGGCGCTCCGGGTGCTCATCGCCGCCGCAAATGGGAACGGGTTTGTCAACGATGCCGCAAAGAACCTCAAGTACAAGGGATTCTACGACGACGGCGACATTCCGACGGGGCAGAACCTCACGCACCACCTTCGGAAGTCCTCACGAGAGAACGTTGTACAGATGTTCCGCGAGGCGAATGAGCAACTGTTCGAGATCGCCGCCAGATACGATTACTTTCCCGACAGCGCAGAGGTAGCCTTTGACATCACGGACTGGCCGTTCTACGGCGACTACGAGAGTAACGAGTTCATTCGTGGGACGAAGCCGGGGCGGAACTACTCGTGGGCGTGGAAGTACATCACGCTGGCCCTCGTCGGGACTGACACGCCGCTGATCCTGGTCGTGCTCCCGGTCAAAGACAAGAGCAAGACGCCAGAGTACATCCGTCGGATGCTCCGGCTGGCCAGGCAACACCTGAGTATCGGCCGCGTCTACCTTGACGCGGGGACGGAGTTCTACAACTCGGACACGATTTCGACCATCACCGAGCAGGGGCTGGAACTGGTGATGCAGGGCCGCAAGTCGGGGAAGACGGTCAAACACTTCCTGAACGGAATGGCGCGTGCCGATCTGCGGTCGTCATACTACCCCTACGGCGTCGGCTCCCTCGACGAAGACAGCTACTACGCGGTCGGCCTGAAGTCGGACAAGACGGTGAAACTACGGAAGTCAGACGCTGATGAGCCGATGGACGACTACACGTACTTCTACACGAACCTGCATCCCGAAGAGGTCTCGCCGGAAGAGTTGGGCGAGGCGTACCGCCGTCGGTGGGGCATCGAGACGGACTTCCGCGTGATCAAGGAGGAGTTCCTCGCCAAGTGTGGGTCTCGAAACCCGGCGCTTCGGGCGTTCTATTTCAACTTCGCGGCGCACCTGTTCAACATCTGGACGGTGGCGAACATCCTCCGTGCTGAGGAGACAGGTGAATCGCTGAGTGACGGGAAGCAACTGACTGCCGGTGAGCTGATGCAGGCCATCGAGGACGACCCGCACGACCTCCAGATTCCGACCGAACCACCAGAAACCCGACAAGTATTTGGCGACGTTCTCGGGGCCGGTTGGAGCACCTCAGACGCCGACTGATTCTCAGGGGCCGTTGCTGAATAGAATCGCCGTGTTTTCAACTACTGATACGGATGCATTCCGATACGGGGCAACCGGCGATATTCTACATCTTCTCATCGACAATCCAGAGCGAGGGTTCACGAATCGAGAACTCCACCGAGTGACGGGGAAGAGTTGAGTAGTGTGAATGCCGCCGGCGATACGCTCGAGGTACTTGGCGTGATCACCGTCGATCGATCAGGCCGGGCAAATGCTGTTCGGATTGATGCAGAGATGCTCGTCAAGGCTGACGATCCGGTAACGACTATTCCACAATCGGAGTATCACGCACCGATCAGAGCGATCCTCACCGATCTCGAAGAACGAATTGGCGACGACATCGGCGTAGTCCTCTTCGGCAGCGTCGCGCGAGGCACCGCTGACCGAACGAGCGACATCGACCTGTTTGTCGTTGTCGAGGAAGACCGAATGCAAGCCCAGCGCGAGGCCCATACCATTGAACAAGAGATCGCCGACGAACAGTTCGACGGAGATCGGTACGAGGCACATATCATCGTCGAAGCAAAAGGATCGGCCGGGAATCACGACCGGACCAGTGAAATTCTCGCCGAAGGGGTGACGCTCCGAGACTCGCCAGCACTTAACGCAGTAAAACAGGAGGGGTTCAAAAATGGGACTAAATGAGGTCGTCGACGCGCTTGAGCGCGCAGAACAGTTGTTAGGAGATGGCGAAACCGGTCCGGCACAGGACTCACTCTCCTGGCAGCGGGCTGACGATGACGCTGATATCTAACTCGGTAAGGCATGCGCTATGCTGGGGACGTGCCGACAGCTTCGGCAAGGAACGAACAATTATAGAATACAAGGAGAATACCTGCGCCTTGAGGCGCGGGATGAATCCGACAACTCTG harbors:
- a CDS encoding IS630-like element ISNpe13 family transposase gives rise to the protein MTGREKKIVRHLSEEDLDRLLGEADDQKEFERLVFIKRLYKGATLKEAADDVGKSEGTATNWVNRWNEGGLGKLTPNFGGGRPPKLDEDQQDELIDRLREGQPWKKQEIQHLLDEEFDVEYHPHYLPTFLHNLGLSYAIPRTKRPDRPDNAEEILDERVEYAFDEDAHDQPHNKRESDDDDDEEKWRTDEDICTDGGTVVGFFDVSHPQPWDNSQRLYTVDEPHITRPLVKIDTPAAGFYALNGESVLSFPPNQEKEQICGCFEEIREQNPGKRILLVLDNFSSHVCKHTRKRAHELGIDLVFLPVGSPDLNPIEPVWKSLKWESSPLIVNGEDEYRRLLDELFDQLTEKLSFAASWIDNHLSGFLNKIC
- a CDS encoding IS4-like element ISH8A family transposase encodes the protein MTKLGVVERDRKLQIPAFVWAFVFGFAAGESRTLAGFRRCYNSTADETISPGGFYQRLTPTLAEYLRDLVEHGLDEVAVPNAVDADIDRFRDVMIADGTVLRLHEFLSDQFEARHEEQAGAKLHLLHNATEQTIEQLDTANEKTHDSTLFKTGPWLENRLMLFDLAYFKYRRFALIDENDGYFVSRLKQNANPLITGELREWRGRALPLEGKQLRAVLDDLDRKYIDVEVEVEFKRGPYNGTQSLDTKRFRVVGVRDEDADDYHLYMTNLARKEFFPADLAEIYRCRWEVELLFRELKTQYELDEFDTSDEHVVRILLYAALLSLLVSRDLLDLVTEQADDELVFPTERWAATFRSHAQLILHELGEFLGYSPPPLLDRLIEDAQKIHKQRPILQETLATATQPRCEA
- a CDS encoding tyrosine-type recombinase/integrase, whose protein sequence is MEVAAVGSVNGMDDTQDGVTPREDADRTTFEAAIQQFVQSKGKVGDSGRYATDSKRLLERFEEFAADRGVEDVESISTRLLEGYAQHLDRRVQTREQQGKPHGISGATAHQYFARVRAWLEYLVKRDLLSENPAKSHHVEDELPDESLGTTDDGQQFWSPATRKQIVRWTDWYFDAALDDEQGWVTPADAARERALIATVAYSGARGAELFRDLDNDRRNGLRWRDVDLDAGTLSVLGKSQEIEEAPLLDAGRTRLADHYRRQNPRDEDWPVWVTRHPPSLYAGARILDGVDEDDDRLAPDTVLDVYREHGGTPPALSIGGARRILREHSDASGLVGSDGEHLKLHGARRGLGDELYTHDAEAAQEALRHQSIETTHKSYRDRDGERVRERAQEILDGE
- a CDS encoding winged helix-turn-helix domain-containing protein, whose amino-acid sequence is MMEADELIESDREILDELQKGRCTPAVLVDWTGLSKQTIHNRLNVLVAAGHVEKAHDSGLYELVDDPRDD
- a CDS encoding ribbon-helix-helix domain-containing protein, translated to MSTDAGDNGDGDMVKLNVKVPKRLLEEIDELAEELEYTNRSEFIREVLRDTTEPILTPGAQEGVSEGYADVAAGRTMSTDEARERLGIDD
- a CDS encoding type II toxin-antitoxin system RelE family toxin — encoded protein: MAHEVVLTETLVETLEQFETDDAERIINKLEDIGDFPDHFLDRLKNHPGYKLRVGDFRVLIDWDKDNEVIYAIDAFERKKEYRELGKYREVWGSWRDDE
- a CDS encoding transposase is translated as MAKEKDEDADRDPESKGEIHERWERKGEISSRYTETKKKLPDDPRDDPWAYTGLLSRNPANNITPPLWEAIKSEAYRVYRWSVERDRYDDLESPEHRLAKALGKVQLRHYYWSRGTNENLTENLDGEDATRLYLFFDLSALNQSGVARAIKNPDIRKALGIENSVSQPTLNRMPGRMDDETRHYYASETETLVRRLQDTKLEHWFRDPTPDTIVTDGEGFPPVQVIARSLRSKTFKYLRLKRDSSFEVTKDAALRVLIAAANGNGFVNDAAKNLKYKGFYDDGDIPTGQNLTHHLRKSSRENVVQMFREANEQLFEIAARYDYFPDSAEVAFDITDWPFYGDYESNEFIRGTKPGRNYSWAWKYITLALVGTDTPLILVVLPVKDKSKTPEYIRRMLRLARQHLSIGRVYLDAGTEFYNSDTISTITEQGLELVMQGRKSGKTVKHFLNGMARADLRSSYYPYGVGSLDEDSYYAVGLKSDKTVKLRKSDADEPMDDYTYFYTNLHPEEVSPEELGEAYRRRWGIETDFRVIKEEFLAKCGSRNPALRAFYFNFAAHLFNIWTVANILRAEETGESLSDGKQLTAGELMQAIEDDPHDLQIPTEPPETRQVFGDVLGAGWSTSDAD
- a CDS encoding nucleotidyltransferase domain-containing protein; the encoded protein is MNAAGDTLEVLGVITVDRSGRANAVRIDAEMLVKADDPVTTIPQSEYHAPIRAILTDLEERIGDDIGVVLFGSVARGTADRTSDIDLFVVVEEDRMQAQREAHTIEQEIADEQFDGDRYEAHIIVEAKGSAGNHDRTSEILAEGVTLRDSPALNAVKQEGFKNGTK